In Nitrospirota bacterium, a single window of DNA contains:
- a CDS encoding carboxypeptidase-like regulatory domain-containing protein yields MVKKSGLWILGTGLILACISAPAAWGYEVNISDVSGELTGVIQFKGELSSNSRLKVNRNMEYCGATVEDESLIVNPESHGIKNVVVSLENVAFGKRHDPATIVVDNSKCRFVPRIQIAMVGDAYELKNSDPIIHNTMFHLNQDGFTLLSVALPPSVNSIKRPLIKNEGVINVKCNAHSFMRANILVFSHPYFAMTDENGNFDISNIPPGKYKIKIWHEAFSDQEREVTVVSNQKTTFSLSLSLKK; encoded by the coding sequence ATGGTGAAAAAATCAGGTTTGTGGATATTAGGAACAGGGTTAATTCTGGCCTGTATTTCAGCTCCTGCCGCGTGGGGCTACGAAGTAAATATCAGCGACGTCAGCGGAGAATTAACCGGAGTCATTCAATTCAAAGGAGAGCTATCCTCCAATTCACGACTCAAAGTCAACCGGAATATGGAATATTGTGGGGCAACCGTCGAGGATGAATCTTTAATAGTCAATCCCGAATCCCATGGAATCAAGAATGTCGTTGTCAGTCTTGAAAATGTCGCTTTTGGCAAAAGACATGATCCGGCAACGATCGTCGTTGATAATTCGAAATGCCGCTTTGTTCCCCGCATTCAGATCGCAATGGTCGGAGACGCTTATGAACTGAAGAATTCAGATCCGATCATCCATAATACGATGTTTCATCTGAACCAGGACGGATTCACACTCTTAAGCGTGGCCCTTCCTCCTTCGGTCAATTCTATCAAAAGACCGCTTATCAAAAACGAGGGAGTGATCAATGTCAAATGCAATGCCCATTCCTTTATGAGAGCCAATATCCTCGTCTTTTCGCATCCCTACTTTGCCATGACGGATGAAAATGGCAATTTCGATATTTCCAATATTCCGCCTGGCAAATATAAAATCAAAATCTGGCACGAGGCCTTTTCCGATCAGGAAAGGGAAGTAACTGTCGTATCCAATCAGAAAACAACATTCTCACTTTCTCTAAGTTTAAAAAAATAA